One window of the Athene noctua chromosome 5, bAthNoc1.hap1.1, whole genome shotgun sequence genome contains the following:
- the UROD gene encoding uroporphyrinogen decarboxylase isoform X1, producing MAAPDGAEVGQDGGARAAYRRAGKGGITARWRHRQGGAGRGRTGWARPMEGGQQLLPKGFPKLKNDTFLRAARGEETEHTPVWCMRQAGRYLPEFRETRAGQDFFATCRSPKLCCELTLQPLRRFPLDAAIIFSDILVVPQALGMEVVMVPGKGPTFTEPLKEVEDLLKLRQKVDVTAELGYVFQAITLTRHKLEGRVPLIGFSGAPWTLMSYMIEGGGSTTMAKAKSWLYRHPEASHRLLQLLADVITDYLVGQVAAGAQALQLFESHAGHLGPEQFQEFALPYIRDIAQAVKSRLKEEALPLVPMIIFAKDAHYALRDLARAGYEVVGLDWTIRPQEARAQTGKDITLQGNLDPCALYAPKEKIGELVKKMLEGFGTQRYIANLGHGLYPDMSPEHVGAFVEAVHAHSRHINKHS from the exons atggcggcgcccgATGGGGCGGAGGTAgggcaagatggcggcgcccgtGCTGCGTACAGGCGCGCGGGGAA AGGCGGGATTACGGCGAGATGGCGGCACcggcagggcggggcggggcggggcaggacGGGGTGGGCCAGGCC GATGGAGGGTGGTCAGCAGCTCCT CCCCAAGGGTTTCCCCAAGCTGAAGAACGACACATTCCTGCGGGCAGCACGTGGGGAGGAGACGGAACACACCCCGGTGTGGTGCATGCGGCAGGCAGGGCGCTACCTGCCCG AGTTTCGGGAGaccagggcagggcaggatttCTTTGCCACTTGCCGGAGCCCCAAATTGTGCTGTGAGCTGACGCTGCAG CCGCTCAGACGATTCCCCCTGGATGCTGCCATCATCTTCTCTGACATCTTGGTGGTGCCTCAG GCACTGGGCATGGAGGTTGTCATGGTCCCTGGGAAAGGACCCACGTTCACAGAGCCCCTGAAGGAGGTGGAGGATCTGCTGAAACTACGACAGAAGGTGGACGTGACAGCGGAGCTGGGTTACGTTTTCCAGGCCATCACATTGACACGACACAAGCTGGAGGGCAGGGTGCCCCTCATCGGCTTCTCTGGGGCACCT TGGACACTCATGTCCTACATGATTGAAGGTGGCGGCTCCACTACAATGGCCAAGGCCAAGAGCTGGCTCTACCGTCACCCCGAGGCAAGCCACCGACTGCTGCAGCTGTTGGCCGACGTCATCACTGACTACCTCGTGGGACAGGTGGCTGCTGGAGCGCAG GCGCTCCAGCTGTTTGAGTCCCACGCAGGGCACCTGGGCCCGGAGCAGTTTCAGGAATTCGCGCTGCCCTACATCCGAGACATCGCCCAGGCTGTCAAGAGCAGGCTGAAGGAGGAGGCGCTGCCCCTGGTGCCCATG atCATCTTTGCGAAGGACGCGCACTACGCGCTGCGTGACCTGGCCCGTGCAGGTTATGAGGTGGTCGGTCTTGACTGGACCATCCGGCCCCAGGAAGCTCG TGCACAGACAGGGAAAGACATCACCCTGCAAGGGAACCTGGATCCTTGTGCTCTCTACGCACCCAAG GAGAAGATTGGCGAGCTGGTGAAGAAGATGCTAGAAGGTTTTGGGACCCAACGCTACATCGCCAACCTGGGCCACGGCCTTTACCCTGACATGAGCCCTGAGCACGTGGGTGCCTTCGTGGAGGCCGTGCATGCTCATTCCCGCCACATCAACAAGCACAGCTGA
- the UROD gene encoding uroporphyrinogen decarboxylase isoform X2, with protein sequence MEGGQQLLPKGFPKLKNDTFLRAARGEETEHTPVWCMRQAGRYLPEFRETRAGQDFFATCRSPKLCCELTLQPLRRFPLDAAIIFSDILVVPQALGMEVVMVPGKGPTFTEPLKEVEDLLKLRQKVDVTAELGYVFQAITLTRHKLEGRVPLIGFSGAPWTLMSYMIEGGGSTTMAKAKSWLYRHPEASHRLLQLLADVITDYLVGQVAAGAQALQLFESHAGHLGPEQFQEFALPYIRDIAQAVKSRLKEEALPLVPMIIFAKDAHYALRDLARAGYEVVGLDWTIRPQEARAQTGKDITLQGNLDPCALYAPKEKIGELVKKMLEGFGTQRYIANLGHGLYPDMSPEHVGAFVEAVHAHSRHINKHS encoded by the exons ATGGAGGGTGGTCAGCAGCTCCT CCCCAAGGGTTTCCCCAAGCTGAAGAACGACACATTCCTGCGGGCAGCACGTGGGGAGGAGACGGAACACACCCCGGTGTGGTGCATGCGGCAGGCAGGGCGCTACCTGCCCG AGTTTCGGGAGaccagggcagggcaggatttCTTTGCCACTTGCCGGAGCCCCAAATTGTGCTGTGAGCTGACGCTGCAG CCGCTCAGACGATTCCCCCTGGATGCTGCCATCATCTTCTCTGACATCTTGGTGGTGCCTCAG GCACTGGGCATGGAGGTTGTCATGGTCCCTGGGAAAGGACCCACGTTCACAGAGCCCCTGAAGGAGGTGGAGGATCTGCTGAAACTACGACAGAAGGTGGACGTGACAGCGGAGCTGGGTTACGTTTTCCAGGCCATCACATTGACACGACACAAGCTGGAGGGCAGGGTGCCCCTCATCGGCTTCTCTGGGGCACCT TGGACACTCATGTCCTACATGATTGAAGGTGGCGGCTCCACTACAATGGCCAAGGCCAAGAGCTGGCTCTACCGTCACCCCGAGGCAAGCCACCGACTGCTGCAGCTGTTGGCCGACGTCATCACTGACTACCTCGTGGGACAGGTGGCTGCTGGAGCGCAG GCGCTCCAGCTGTTTGAGTCCCACGCAGGGCACCTGGGCCCGGAGCAGTTTCAGGAATTCGCGCTGCCCTACATCCGAGACATCGCCCAGGCTGTCAAGAGCAGGCTGAAGGAGGAGGCGCTGCCCCTGGTGCCCATG atCATCTTTGCGAAGGACGCGCACTACGCGCTGCGTGACCTGGCCCGTGCAGGTTATGAGGTGGTCGGTCTTGACTGGACCATCCGGCCCCAGGAAGCTCG TGCACAGACAGGGAAAGACATCACCCTGCAAGGGAACCTGGATCCTTGTGCTCTCTACGCACCCAAG GAGAAGATTGGCGAGCTGGTGAAGAAGATGCTAGAAGGTTTTGGGACCCAACGCTACATCGCCAACCTGGGCCACGGCCTTTACCCTGACATGAGCCCTGAGCACGTGGGTGCCTTCGTGGAGGCCGTGCATGCTCATTCCCGCCACATCAACAAGCACAGCTGA
- the LOC141960607 gene encoding E3 ubiquitin-protein ligase HECTD3-like, with translation MRAGGEAPHQVLGRLRFLLQCSECFRRARALPAALCYVPREVQYKICKDPAAAAAAAARSLLSVWDSPGPARGGKRAARATIEVRKGGCLRATGEEYCNGAGLWVKLSKEQLEEYRSGCELEEGWVLVCKHADGGDRLVPVESTERIQRQQQLFGVDYKPVIRWEQVVDLTYSLRLGAKPKPMEQDEAAVEKLRFVPPTWTYECDEDLVHFLYDHIGKEDENLGSVKQYVDSIDVSSYTEDFNVSCLTDSHADTYWESDGSQGQHWVRLNMKKGTIVKKLLLTVDTTDENFMPKRVAVYGGEGDNLKKLNDVGIDESYIGDVCVLEDMTTHLPVIEIRIVECRDDGIDVRLRGIKIKSSRQRDLGLSADMFQLPNLVRYPRLEGTDPDLLYRRAVLIQRFIKLLDSVLHHLVPAWDHTVGTFSKLKHIKQFLLLSKRRTALITQCLKDSETSKPNFMPRLYINRRLAMEHRDNPALDPSCKNAVFTQVYEGLKPSDKFEKPLDYRWPLRYDQWWECKFIAEGIIDQGGGFRDSLADMSEELCPSSADTPVPLPFFVRTSNQGNGTGEARDMYVPNPSCKDFPKYEWIGQIMGAALRGKEFLVLALPGFVWKQLTGEEVSWSKDFPAVDSVLVKLLEVMEVMDKDTFEFKFGNELTYTTVLSDQCMVELIPNGSSTVVRYEDRKEFIHLVQKARLEESKEQIMAMQAGLLKVVPQAVLDLLTWQELEKKVCGDPEVTVDALKKLTRFEDFEPLDTRVQYFWEALNNFTNEDRSRFLRFVTGRSRLPARIYIYPDKMGSETTDALPESSTCSSTLFLPNYATAKVCEEKLRYAAYNCVAIDTDMSPWEE, from the exons ATGCGTGCGGGCGGGGAGGCGCCGCACCAGGTGCTGGGCCGGCTGCGGTTCCTGCTGCAGTGCAGCGAGTGCTTCCGCCGcgcccgggcgctgcccgccgcgctcTGCTACGTGCCGCGGGAGGTGCAGTACAAGATCTGCAaggaccccgccgccgccgccgccgctgccgcccgcagCCTCCTCAGCGTCTGGGACAGCCCGGGGCCGGCGAGGGGCGGCAAGCGGGCGGCGAGGGCCACCATCGAGGTGCGGAAGGGCGGCTGCCTCCGCGCCACCGGCGAGGAGTACTGCAACGGCGCCGGGCTCTGGGTCAAGCTCAGCAAG gagcagctggaggagtACCGGAGCGGCTGCGAGCTGGAggagggctgggtgctggtgtGCAAGCACGCCGACGGCGGGGACCGGCTGGTGCCGGTGGAATCCACAGAGCGGATccagcggcagcagcagctctttggGGTGGACTATAAACCTGTCATCAG ATGGGAGCAGGTGGTGGATCTGACATACTCGCTGCGCCTCGGAGCGAAGCCCAAGCCCATGGAGCAGGATGAGGCCGCAGTAGAGAAGCTTCG GTTTGTGCCTCCAACGTGGACTTATGAATGTGATGAAGACCTGGTGCATTTTCTGTATGATCACATTGGAAAGGAGGATGAGAACTTGGGCAGCGTCAAGCAGTACGTGGACAGCATCGACGTCTCGTCCTACACG GAGGACTTCAATGTGTCATGCTTGACTGACAGCCATGCCGACACATACTGGGAGAGTGACGGGTCCCAGGGCCAGCACTGGGTGCGGCTCAACATGAAGAAAGGCACCATTGTCAA GAAGCTCCTGCTGACAGTGGATACGACTGATGAGAACTTCATGCCCAAGCGTGTTGCCGTGTATGGGGGCGAGGGGGACAATCTGAAGAAACTAAACGACGTTGGCATTGATGA GAGCTACATTGGGGATGTGTGCGTCCTTGAGGACATGACAACACACCTGCCTGTCATCGAGATCCGGATTGTGGAGTGCAGAG ATGATGGGATTGATGTTCGCCTCCGAGGCATCAAAATCAAATCCTCCcgacagagggacctggggctcaGTGCTGACATGTTCCAGTTGCCCAATTTAGTGCGCTACCCTCGCCTagaagggacagaccctgacctgCTGTACCGACGGGCCGTGCTTATTCAAAG GTTCATCAAGCTCCTGGACAGTGTCCTGCATCACTTGGTGCCAGCCTGGGACCACACTGTTGGCACATTCAGCAAACTCAAA CATATCAAGCAGTTCTTGCTGCTGTCCAAGAGGCGCACAGCTCTCATTACCCAGTGTCTGAAGGACTCGGAGACCAGCAAGCCTAATTTCATGCCACGGCTCTATATTAACCGACGCCTGGCTATGGAGCACCGAGACAACCCTGCCTTGGACCCCAGCTGCAAGAACGCTGTGTTCACTCAG GTTTATGAAGGCCTGAAGCCCTCAGACAAGTTTGAAAAGCCTCTAGATTATAG GTGGCCCTTGCGTTATGACCAGTGGTGGGAGTGCAAATTCATCGCAGAGGGCATCATCGACCAAG GTGGCGGTTTTCGGGACAGCCTGGCAGATATGTCGGAGGAGCTGTGTCCCAGCTCAGCAGACACCCCTGTGCCTCTGCCCTTCTTTGTGCGCACATCCAACCAG GGTAACGGCACTGGAGAAGCCAGGGACATGTACGTCCCCAACCCTTCCTGTAAAGACTTCCCAAAGTATGAGTGGATCGGGCAGATCATGGGAGCAGCTCTGAGGGGCAAGGAGTTTCTG GTCCTGGCTCTTCCTGGCTTCGTATGGAAACAATTAACAGGGGAGGAGGTCAGCTGGAGCAAAGACTTCCCTGCTGTGGACTCTGTGCTG GTGAAGCTCCTGGAGGTGATGGAAGTCATGGACAAGGACACCTTTGAGTTCAAATTTGGGAATGAGCTGACCTACACGACAGTGCTGAGTGACCAGTGCATGGTGGAGCTGATCCCCAATGGTAGCAGCACTGTGGTGCGCTATGAGGACCGCAAGGAGTTCATCCACCTGGTGCAGAAGGCTCGGCTGGAGGAGAGCAAGGAGCAG ATCATGGCCATGCAGGCTGGGCTACTGAAGGTGGTGCCCCAAGCTGTTCTTGACCTCCTCACCTGGcaggagctggaaaaaaaagtctgtggagACCCTGAAGTCACAGTTGATGCCCTGAAGAAGCTCA CCCGGTTTGAGGACTTTGAGCCATTGGACACCCGTGTTCAGTACTTCTGGGAAGCACTCAACAACTTCACCAATG AGGATCGTAGCCGCTTCCTCAGATTTGTCACTGGCAGGAGCCGCCTTCCAGCACGGATCTACATCTATCCAGACAAGATGGG CTCTGAGACAACAGATGCTTTGCCAGAGTCgtccacctgctccagcacccTCTTCTTGCCCAACTATGCCAC AGCCAAGGTATGTGAAGAGAAGTTGCGCTATGCTGCCTATAACTGCGTGGCCATTGACACAGATATGAGTCCATGGGAAGAGTGA